CATGATTTCAAGTTTCAATTAGGTTGTGAACCGATTGTATCCTTAATGGTTGAATTTCGTTAAGATAAATTACAAGAATTATTTCAAATACCTTGACTTTAACATCTGCCTATCTTCTTGTTTCCCACGGTAGCCGTGATCCTCGCCCCCAAATTGCCCTAGAACGGTTATCTTATTTAGTACAGCAACATCTTCAGACTACCTGCTTACAGGGAATGAGCAACCGCAAAAACACTCGTTCTGCCGTGCTTTCTCCTGTTTCCCCCATGTTCGTCGAAACAGCGTCCTTAGAACTCGCTGACCTATCCTTAGCAGAGAGAATTCAACAATTTGCTGAGAAAGCTTGTACTGTGGGTATTAATTGTCTAAAAATTGTCCCCTTATTTTTATTACCAGGGATTCATGTCAGAGAAGATATTCCCAGGGAAGTGGCGATCGCTCAACAAGCATTAGGAAACATCATTGAGTTAGAATTATGCCCCCATTTAGGAAGTTATGAAGGATTAATTAATATTCTGTCTTGTCAGTTCTCTAGTCACCCCCAAGACGCTAGAATGATTATCGCTCATGGTAGTCGTCGTCCGGGTGGTAATCAGTCCGTTGAGATGATAGCCAGTTGTTTAAACGCGACTGTTGCCTATTGGAGTATTGCACCCAGTTTACAAGACCAAATTTACGCCTTAGTTAAACAGGAAAACAAAAGTATTACAGTTGTGCCTTATTTTCTGTTTACTGGTGGCATTACAAGCATTATTGAGCAACAAGTTCACCAATTACAACAAAGTTTACCCAATATTGAGATTAAGTTAGGAAACCCTTTAGGAGCAACGTCAGAATTAGCAAAATTGATGGTAGAGGAAATAACCCGATGACTCCAATAGCAACGCAACCATGTTTAGGAAAAGTCTACTTAGTCGGCGCAGGGCCAGGTGATCCAGGGTTAATGACCTTAAAAGGCAAAACTTTGTTAGAACACGCTGATGTAGTGGTTTATGATGCGCTGGTAAGCCCTCCAATCTTGGAGATGATCAGCGATCGCGCCTTAAAAATTGATGCAGGAAAACGTCGGGGTCGTCATTCCAAATTACAGGATGAAACCACTCAAACTTTAATTGAAAAAGCCCGTCAATATCCCGTTGTTGTAAGACTTAAAGGAGGAGATCCCTTTGTTTTTGGCCGAGGAGGGGAAGAAATGCAAGACTTAGTTAATGCAGGTATTCCCGTTGAAGTAGTGCCAGGGATCACCGCAGGTATTGCGGCCCCCGCTTATGCAGCTATTCCCGTAACACATCGGGGTTATAGTTCTTCTGTTACCTTTGTGACGGGACACGAAGCAACGGGGAAATATCGGCCTAATATTAATTGGCAAGCGATCGCTCAAGGTTCAGAAACCATTGTGATTTATATGGGGGTTCATAATTTAACTAATATTATTACCCAATTACAAACAGGTGGGTTAAGTTCTGAAACCCCTATCGCTTTAGTTCGTTGGGGAACTCGGCCGGAACAGGAAGAATTAATCGGCACATTAGCCAGCATTTTAGAACAAGTGGAACGAGAAAAATTTGAAGCACCAGTGATCGCGGTTATTGGTCAGGTGGTTGCTCTTCATGATGTCTTATCATCAAAGCAGGACTTATCCACTACCCAGATGGGTGATATCGTTGCTTAACTCTGAGAAAAGGTTAAAATTCATCAGCAACTCGTTATGATAGAAGATAGAAAGCTTGACGTTCTATCGCTTTTAGGAGTCACCCTCACTGATGACACAAGCCACTCAAACTCAATCCAAAGGCATTCAACTAACAGAAACTGCCCTAAACCACGTCCTCATGTTGCGGGAACAACAGGGAAAAGATCTCTGTTTGCGCGTCGGAGTCCGTCAAGGAGGATGTTCGGGAATGTCCTATCTGATGGATTTTGAAGATATTAGCCAAATTAATGAAAAGGATGAAGTCTTCGATTACGAGGGCTTTAAAATCGTCTGCGATCGCAAAAGTATCCTCTATCTCTATGGCCTAGTCCTCGATTACAGCAACGCCATGATCGGTGGTGGTTTTCAATTTACCAATCCCAATGCTAACCAAACTTGCGGTTGTGGCAAGTCCTTTGGGGTTTAGTAACCTCAAACTCACCGTTTCACTGTATGGTAAATAATTGGGGCAGAAAAATTCTTTCTGTCTCTTTTTGTCCCAATTATCTGACCTGAAAAATTTAAAATGACTGATTCAGTGGCCACAGCCTTCGATCAAGGCTTAGAACGCTATAAACAAGGGGAGTCCGTTAATACCCTAATTCCATATTTTAAAGACATCTGCGATCGCGCTCCCAAAAATGCCACCGCTTGGGCCTGTTTAGCTTGGTTATACCTCCTGGCGGACAAACCTGATCGCGCCCTCAAAGCCGCCCAAAAAAGCGTTAAGATTGATGATAGACCCCCCCAAGCTCGGATCAACCTGGCTCTAGCCATATTAGACACCGGAGCCAAAGGAGTCCGTCCCCATATTGAAGCGGCCT
This genomic window from Crocosphaera sp. UHCC 0190 contains:
- a CDS encoding tetratricopeptide repeat protein, with the translated sequence MTDSVATAFDQGLERYKQGESVNTLIPYFKDICDRAPKNATAWACLAWLYLLADKPDRALKAAQKSVKIDDRPPQARINLALAILDTGAKGVRPHIEAALQMMSLDQDIHQDIMENIEDGLSRKPDWKSLQRVKNWLLSPE
- the cobA gene encoding uroporphyrinogen-III C-methyltransferase, with protein sequence MTPIATQPCLGKVYLVGAGPGDPGLMTLKGKTLLEHADVVVYDALVSPPILEMISDRALKIDAGKRRGRHSKLQDETTQTLIEKARQYPVVVRLKGGDPFVFGRGGEEMQDLVNAGIPVEVVPGITAGIAAPAYAAIPVTHRGYSSSVTFVTGHEATGKYRPNINWQAIAQGSETIVIYMGVHNLTNIITQLQTGGLSSETPIALVRWGTRPEQEELIGTLASILEQVEREKFEAPVIAVIGQVVALHDVLSSKQDLSTTQMGDIVA
- a CDS encoding sirohydrochlorin chelatase, with product MTLTSAYLLVSHGSRDPRPQIALERLSYLVQQHLQTTCLQGMSNRKNTRSAVLSPVSPMFVETASLELADLSLAERIQQFAEKACTVGINCLKIVPLFLLPGIHVREDIPREVAIAQQALGNIIELELCPHLGSYEGLINILSCQFSSHPQDARMIIAHGSRRPGGNQSVEMIASCLNATVAYWSIAPSLQDQIYALVKQENKSITVVPYFLFTGGITSIIEQQVHQLQQSLPNIEIKLGNPLGATSELAKLMVEEITR
- a CDS encoding iron-sulfur cluster assembly accessory protein, producing MTQATQTQSKGIQLTETALNHVLMLREQQGKDLCLRVGVRQGGCSGMSYLMDFEDISQINEKDEVFDYEGFKIVCDRKSILYLYGLVLDYSNAMIGGGFQFTNPNANQTCGCGKSFGV